AAATACTCTTGTTTAATGTTTATACTATTGAACTGACTTACATGTAGTCTCATAAATTAAACGATTTGGTAACATGTGCCACAACAGGTAAGCTAAGTTTATTCAACACCTTAAATGTATGTACTACATATATCTGTATCTTGCTATATTATACACAAAGAATACATCATAGTATCGTCTCAAATGCTTACTAATATATTTCTTTTGTACCAATCTTTTTACAAATGAAAATATCTTTTTTTCTATGCAGACATCAATGAAGCTGTTGTGTTCTTTTGTTCTTCCCTGCTTCGCTGCTGATTGTGTATATAAGATATGGTGGTTCACTTCAGGACGCAATCAGATTCCCTATTTTATAAATGCCTATTTGAGCAACACAGTTGCTTGCTTTTTGTTGCTAGCTTCGTGGTTGTACAGAACATCAATATTCTTCCTTGTATGTGTCCTTTTCCGACTTATATGCTACCTTCAGATACTCAGGTTGGAAGACTTTGCTCAGTTTTTCCATAAAGAATCTGACGTGGCATTAATCTTGCTTGAACACTTGACAGTCCGAAGAAATCTTCGTATTATAAGTCATAGGTTCCGGGTATTCATCTTGTTGACTCTGATCTTGGTTACTGCGAGTCAGTTTGCTTCTCTGCTTGTTACAACAGAAACTGGCTCTGAAGTCAATATTTCTAATGCTGGAGAGCTTGCGGTAATATTCCTTACTTCTTATAATCAATTCATTGCCTTGCAATTTATTAACATGTTTCTATTGAATATAGACCCACGTTCCCGGAAGAGATAAAATTGTTATCCAAAGCTATGAATCCTTAGTATCAACTAGCCTTAAATCTTTAATACTCTGTCAATGTTAAAGCTGGTATGTATAACATCTCCCACAGTAGCAATTATAAGAGTGTAAAACTGTATCTATTGCATCTGAAACGATACCATTTAATACTCTTTTGTCAATGTTAAAGATCACATGTGTAATTTTTTTATCTCCAGAATGAAGTATGTAAGAAGGTATTAATTTGCGAAGTTTTCTGTTTTGTACTATTTCCTTTCAAGTTTTACTTTAGAAGGCCATTTTGGCATTTTAGATGGAAATGAAAGGATTTAGCATTTGATGCTTCGATTTTAATCATTTGTCCCTTCCTTTCAGTCTATACACTACCTTGTTTTCTTCATGTCTAAAGTGGACATAACCAGTAGGAGCATTCACTATATAAAGCAAATCTAGGATGCTGCTTAGTATAGTAATATCTTTAAGCACCATCTATTGTGTACCGGTTTTTGTTGAAAAAGATATGAATTTGTTTCTGTTTACTGCTCTGATATCTGATAATAACTTATTAAACATTATGTTGCAGTTAACCTCAATGACCCTGGTGGCCGGACTCTTCATATGTCTACGCAGTGCTGCAAAAATCACACACAGAGCACAGGCTATTACATGCCTAGCAGCAAAATGGCACGCATGTTCCACAGTCAACTCCTTTGATGACGTTGACAATGATACTTTAAATTCTCAGGCTACTTCACCCATGATAAATTATATCGACGGTCACTGGGGATCTGACAACGATGAAGGCGATGAAGATGATATAGACAATACAGATATGACGCCAATATTGACCCATACAATATCGTACCAGAAGAGACAAGCCCTTGGTAAGTATGAGCAAAACCTAATTTTTCTATCATTCTGATAAATTCGTCCTGTATGCAAGTTGTATCTAGAAAAGCAATGTGCCTAACCTGGTTAAAATTTTTGGCAGTGACATACTTTGAGAACAATAAAGCGGGGATTACAGTGTTTGGATTCATGCTAGACCGCACAGCTCTCCACACTATTTTTGCGATTCAGATGTCCCTTACCCTCTGGTTGTTGAACAAGACAATTGGTATTTCATGATCTTCTCTATACACGATGATAAAAACACCTTTACCTTCTTGTCTAAATATGACATCAATCTATGTTGTAATTGTGTATTACCAGGCGAGGCACTTAAAACTTGTGTAATCTCTTGTATATATATCTCTTGTTTAATTTATAAGGGATTGTGATTTTTTTTGCTGTACAGCCTATATAAAGGCTTAGAGATGTAATCTGTTTCATTGAATCAATATAATTAAACACTTCGTTTAcctttattttaatttttctcAATTATCGTTTATATAATAAAGTATCAACAATGTGCAAACTGTACTCCGGCAGTCTGGCCTAGTATTGTACTTTGTTCATTTGTTGTACATGAAGAGGTGAGATGGTATATATTGTTATCAATATTGTCCAAAAGTTGAATAATCTAGAGGCAGATTCAAGAAAATTATATATGTTTGATTAGgagttgcagagaaaagttgtATGAACTCTTTTAATTGATGGCTGAATCAGGTACTTAAAGGTACTAAAATAAATAAGGGTAACACCAGCAAACCAAGCTTAATTAATTGGCCTCAACAGTCGGTAAAACGCATCATATAATTCAAATGATGCCAACAAACTATTCTATAAGAAAGAAAATGGTACACTCGAATTGTAACTCTCTATGCAATCCTCCACACTGTTTAAAACTTTCATTGAGTGATAAAGAAGATGGTACACTTGAATGGTATACATATACTTGATTACTAGGTGAAATAAGGGCGTTTCGCGcggaatttaaaaatattttaattaatataaGAAAAACTAATAATTCTGATGGATAAGGAAAAATTTTGATACATTTATTTTATGTATTaagaatttttattttatttaatatagGATTAGTTTATATATAGTAATTTCATATCAAGTTTGCCATCCCATTAGTTAAActctatttttattttttaaatttgcATGAAAATAAAAAAGTTACTCTAGCACAAATCAATTTTGTCCATGAAACATCATATTCGTTTTCCAATTTTTTCAGTTTATCATAGCCGTTTTTCAAACAAAGGATATAAAATTGCAATAACTTTCCTCATACTTGAGTTAtgtccaaaaggtacatacaaagatgttaatatatattttttatttttattctaaaatacAACATATATTGAAactctaaaataaaataaacaaacacaaaGATTTCTGGGTAAATATTCTTTTATTCAAAGTATAAATACTCTGagaatttgcttacaactccaaatacaaaTGATTCGAAACAACAAGTATAAAAAGAATCAATACAATAGGCTATCAATTTAAGATTCTTTTTATCACTCTAAAGATCTATAACTCTTATCAAATGATAATCAATACAATCAAAGAGACTATAAATGATaagttgttagatatatttgataatgtcatgactaatatgttttatgtttagctttcagatcttgtgtgaacaggatagatcagtacttaactgttgatcagtacttatactggaagtcaggacttaaggatatcagtacttgtattatcaggagataatcatcagaagatagatatcagaacttaagtgctgaaggacaatcagataaggacagtagctgattaaaggaaagaagatcgagataaacataagaagagatatgcatgaagaaggaattccgtgaagaatggaatacttggaatagaagatatctgattgatatattttaggaagcagaattatattccatatcaattagcgattatcttgtaactgtgtagtatataaacacaggcatagggtttacactataagtgttatcattatcgaagttattattctacataaccctagcagctctcgtgatatttgttcatcactcagaggtaacagttccatattgtaacagagtttattgtttcaataaagtttattttctgttacttaaattctttaagttcgatttgagtgtactatacactgtattcaccctctctacagtgtgtgtgtgacctaacaattggtatcagagcctatctgttaacatacatacagttaaagatccaaacacaaacatgtcggacacagaaactccaactaagcctactaaaactgaggaaccaccgaagacacaaattcagagtcggtatgagaccatcagagtccccatactgagaccatctgaatatcccatatggaaggtaaggatgaccatgttcctggaagcaacagatccagaataccttgatagaatcaaggaagatcctcataaaccaaccaaactcgctgttgcagttgcaggtgaagcagcaatgaccgtaccaaaggagaagagtgattatactgctgaggacatagcatcaattgctaaggatgctaaggtacgacacttactgcatagtgccattgataatgtaatgtcaaacagggtaatcaactgcaagactgctaaggagatatgggatgctctggaaacaagatgtcagggaactgacacaattaagaagaacaggaagacaatactcactcaagagtatgaacactttgactcaaagactaatgagtcattgaatgatttatatgatagatttgtcaaacttttgaatgatttgtcattggttgataaagagtatgatcttgaagattcaaaccttaagttcctgttagctcttcctgaatgctgggatttgaaggcaacgacaataagagacaactacaatcttgatgaaacaactcttgacgaaatctatggaatgctcaagacacacgagctggagatggaacaaagaagcaagaggaaaggaggaaagtcaaggacagttgctcttaaggctgaagaagaattccccaaagcagcttcctcaaagaaagacaagggtaaagctcttttcataaagtctgatactgagtcatcaagttctgagagtgatgatgactcagattctgaaagcttgcctgagactgatgctgatgaggagatgatgaaactgtgtgctcttatggtgaaaggaatcaaaaagattgcatacaggaagttcaggaagggaaagaagttttccaggaaaagcataagt
This sequence is a window from Apium graveolens cultivar Ventura chromosome 9, ASM990537v1, whole genome shotgun sequence. Protein-coding genes within it:
- the LOC141684684 gene encoding uncharacterized protein LOC141684684; translated protein: MEQGEDYQKQEQGLVRKSSTLISLEDGSDDLKHIFTWVFLDQSNIWRTSLSWSIFCLLAIGVPLLSHYVFQCNSCDHNHRRPFDSIVQLSLSVFSILSFISLSSFTRKYGLRRFLFLDKLYGVSDMVQKGYALQLHTSMKLLCSFVLPCFAADCVYKIWWFTSGRNQIPYFINAYLSNTVACFLLLASWLYRTSIFFLVCVLFRLICYLQILRLEDFAQFFHKESDVALILLEHLTVRRNLRIISHRFRVFILLTLILVTASQFASLLVTTETGSEVNISNAGELALTSMTLVAGLFICLRSAAKITHRAQAITCLAAKWHACSTVNSFDDVDNDTLNSQATSPMINYIDGHWGSDNDEGDEDDIDNTDMTPILTHTISYQKRQALVTYFENNKAGITVFGFMLDRTALHTIFAIQMSLTLWLLNKTIGIS